Below is a genomic region from Brassica rapa cultivar Chiifu-401-42 chromosome A08, CAAS_Brap_v3.01, whole genome shotgun sequence.
tctccttcaactgATAATTCTCCTTAAGCTTTTCATATAACTGAATGTATACCTGTGGATACATTCGAATTATGTTATAGCATTGTACATCGTGGCCATGAAGTAATTCATACACATATCTTTGACCGCTTTCTGAATCTAGGTTCATTCGTTGCCTTTCTATACTCACAGAATAAGGATCGATGAAGGATTCTCCAAACTTAGTGCTTCCATCTTTtgtttcatcatcttcaagcaTTCGATAAAATGCTTCTTTCTAACAAAAAacagtaatttattaaaataagtaaatattatttgataaataagaaacataaaatcaaacatgaattaaaatcatacaaaagaaaattattcaattttgaattttcttattCAACTTCTTGACTGATTCATGTCATTCGTTCGAGATATTTAGTTCTATCATCATCGTCGGGTAGTGTAAGATAAACACATGCATGTGTCTCATTACTTTGAAGCACAGTCACTGGTCCCTAATATAACAATGACTCATATTGAAGACCAGGGAGTGTTAATGAGACAATTGCACCTTCAAGCTTGTTATCTTGGGCTCGTTCATAAAGTTTTATTTGTTTCATGTAAGCTTCATTTGTCACACAGTCATATGAAGCATTTGTTGTTCCTTGTTTACGTGCTGAAGATGAACTACGCGAAGTGTTTCCGTACACCTGTTCGGAACTCTGGTTgtaggaagatggtgtttcgtTTTGGTTTCTTGAAGGCACATCAAAATCATCTTCTAGATTCACAGTGTCGTATTCATTCTCGGTAACTGGCTCATACTCCCTATTCTGATCCACTCCAGAACCTGGATAGTATCCATCATTGATTGAAATATGTTTGCCTAAAAAAATCCAATCCAATTTGGCGAGATCGGTGAGGGGGTGTGCCCGGAGCTTTGAAGCATCATGTATTTcctaaattgaaaaaaaatatgttatacttttctaataaaaaaaaagcagaTGGATATGATGTTCAAAGATTACCTGAATACGATCATTCAATCATTCATCATCCATTTGAATAGCTTTAGTGGTCTCGTGAAATGAAACTCCAGTCATACAGCCCAATCGGCGATAAATGTCGTAcagttttttataaaatagaactTTTTTTCAATGGAAGCCATTTTGGATTTTGACCAGTTGTTGTTCGAAATTCATTTCTAATTCGCGTTTTACTCACTTTTTTTAAAGGATCAGTAtgccaatttatttttttcattttattctcATATGTTTCGAGAAATATATGAACCCTGCTATCGTTCCATTGTATTTCGAGAAATATATGAccaacaaagaaaaacacaaatcaaAGTGTTTATAAAAGGTATTTTGTTGaactattttttataaactCAAATCAAAACATCAATAAAATAACCAGACCTTAACAAAACTCCAAACTGCTTCAAAATAatagtgtaaaaaaaaatctgaatgcttataaaagtagaaacatttTAAGAATTCAGTCGAAGGAATTTTTGGGATAAAGCTTCAGTCGTGGTGCACGTCACAAATGAAGGTAATTAGATGAAAAACTGATTAACGAGTACTATGTTGTGAATGGTTGGCCTAAAATacttaattttctttctttttatggtcaaattttgtttattttcatactTTTGTCTAGGAGTTGGCGTTCGGGTACCTATTCAGATTTAGATTCGGTTTGGGTCTATTTGGGTTTCGGGTTTTCCAGGTCAAATATTTCAGTtccattcgggtatttctaaatttcagttcgggttcggtttggatctttgcgggttcggttcgggttcgcataactcatttaaattattttaaaatttttaaaattcattatatattttaaattactgaaaatctataaacaaaataatatattatatataaatttgaataacatatatcaaaatatctaaacttaacatataaattggtttggtttgaattggatagagaataaataaatattttaagtatttttgatattttgagtatactttaactattttagacatttacttttgattatttgtatacattttcaagtattttggataaGTTAAAAGtaccaaatatatttttgatttttttaatatacattaaatctaaatataattaatatataggtttataaatctatttcggaTACATTCGGATACCTAAAATAATTCGGtttggatcggattcggtttcaATTATTTAAATACCATAATTTTAGatccgttcggatatttaatcaatttcagtttgggtttggtactaattttttggatcgggttcggttatGTTCTTCGGATCCAGGTTTTTTGCCCAGCCCTGCTTATGTCAAAATTAACCGATCATATTCCATTAATTATTTagattcaaataaaatataattattgaaTTTAAAAGACATTTCAGCAGTTAATCCATTTTTATTTGCTAGAAACAAATTCTCACCAAATATGTGAATTATAAAGACTTTTGGTCTCCTCTGACCATTCAACTCCAAGTGGTTTGAACTACACTTCGTTGCCAAGGAGAAGTCATGATATTTTGGCCTTGCTCTGTGTCCCAAGTCAACTTTTGAAATTGTCAGACACGTCTTTGCTAAGTAGTCATGATATTTCCACGAACCTTCttagctttcttttttttacttaagaaatatatatatgtttttgactacttatgtttctttcttttgataCTTATATACATACAAAGTGAAAAGAAATCATAAACCatgaatttaaataaaagtaCCAAATTCTAGTATCAGAAGTTCagaactaaaaaaactaaatttgacTATATAAagttaaacataaatatttaacttctaaacaaacaaaaaaattaaaacagaaaCGACGAGAAATGGACTAATCACCTTTTTCTTTTGCCTGCATTTGTTGAATTTGAACCAAACTTGAAATATAATTGTCGAGACTGATAACTACCTGGTCATCGTTGGGAACAATAATCATCTGGCCCGATGAAACTTGAATAACAAATATCACCATTAACTTGTTTTGATCAAATGTATTTTAGTCCCGTCAGCATCTTCCTCAACGACCTTtccataattatttaatattagatatatatatataattagtaattaatttttatttttagatactATTTTTATGCGGACAACTGAATTAAAAGTTCtcttaacatttacaccaaaaaaaaaaactaaattaaaagtCAAATTCTTTATTTTCTCGGACACTTCATCatttagaaagaaaagaaaaagaagagaaaatcatttatttttagtgAGGAAagtactttttattttcttagtagTTTCCttgtatattatattatatatattcttcttttttcttaaagaattcttctatatatatatccccttttttaattgtttaatcATCGTGATAAAACCAATTTTTTAGTAAAATGGGGCAACAACAGCTTAAAGACGAGATGCTATTTCAAAAAGTGAATCACAACGATGTCGAAAGTATCAAATCCCATTGCCATGAAGGGGCAGGACTCGAGGTTTTTCTTCTTTCTAGTCCCATCTTCACATCTTTATAATTGTAAGATTTCGTTTTTATCAGTTGCAACTGTGCGTTTTGGATGTAGTGGGCTGATAAAGATGGAAGAACGCCACTAATCTTGGCTTGTGCAGAAGCAGAGCTATGTGATGTAGCAGAAACTCTTAAGGTTGCTAGGGCTAAAggcagtgccgtgcgaaggtttTCGGAGGCCCGAGGcgagttcaaaaatatattttacatgatatattttaataatatatatatatatatataacactcaaaagttttgaattattacataaacgttttctaaattttcttcaccaaaattttataaaataaaaattttaatcatgaacaaaaagtatgaatttgtaatataaatacaaagatataaatttttgattgaaatgttggtagctgtcaaaaatgtaaatcttagcatttaaattaactataataaactatatattaaaaatattatattttctttatcaaattctcataaatatataaaataaatctaactcatagcatataaaaaaaagagcaatgtgatcaaatatttatagttttttagaagtagaatctttatagttttatttaaaatatagcaaAAATGATTACAAACCTAGTTACTTTAAACAAAAGTccaatttaaattcaaataaaaataaaaatgtaactaATAGAATATGTTAACTACCatgtaaaagtattttttttttataatttgaggCCCTAAAATTTCTACAAAATTTAGGGGCCCTAGGCGAATGCCTTTTTTAAAAGGTTCTAAGCACGGCTTTGGCTAAAGGTTACAGCGATACTGTACGCGCCATCGAGGTATGCTAATAACACCTATTTCTATAATAAAGGAGTAAACAGCATGAGACGTTTTATGATTTAATACGCTTTTTAAACTGTTTGATTATGCAGAGTCGCATCTGCTTGTTCTCTGGCTGGATGCGTGAACTTTATGGCCCCAGCTTTCTTGAATTATGTTCTCCTGATCAGCTTCTTTCAAGAAAAGTGTGAGTAtccttcttttttatttgtttcttgtcTTTCTTACTGTTGCACATGAATATGAATCTGCTTTAGGACTTGTGTTTTTGCAGATGGGTTGTTATCGTACCAACTGATTCTCGAAACCCTTTGAAGTTGGAGTTAGTTGTGTATGCTAGTCTTCAGGTACTAAATATAATCCTTTCTCTTATGAAACTAGGATTTGTTTCCAAGTTTTGATATTACTATACTTATGAAACTGTTTTTTGTTTACTAAAGACTTTTAAATTAAAAGCATAAATAAATACATGATAGACTAAAAAGTCTTATAATGACATAAACTTTGCATGAAACATGCTTCATGATAGGTTAAATTGCGAACCTAAGAGACCACTTAGGCCAAGATTAGAAAAACGAACAGTAAAATGTAAGAAAGTGGCTAATGAGAACTGAGAAGATACACGATCCATTATACTTATGAAACTGTTATGATGTGTATATAACTAGGATGCAAAACCCATGAAGGAGATTCCTTTGTGGAAAGCAAACTTGGAGGAGCTTGGATCAGATCAGTCTGATGCTTCAGTGATGATTGTTTGTAACTCCTCAAGGCTCAAGAAGCAGAGAAAAAGGGGATACATTTCTCACGCTAGGCGTTGGGCTCAAGTCGATAGGCGTAAGTGTATATAGTTTTTTATTCCCTATTCttgctttaaaaaatatttagtaaccATAGAAAGCTATTCTTCTTTTACTTGATGCTTCAACCTTTAattgaaaacattatttatatttttccgTTTTgacctcaatttttttttagaaatgcGACTTAAGCTGGCAGCAGCAACCAAGGGCGACATAAAACATCTGAACTCGTTTTGTGAGGCATGTAAAGGAACTCCACAGGTATGTTTTGCCATAATGATACAACTTAGGAAGTCAAGATATTTCATACTTGTGTGTCTCTCTGACTCATTTGATAATAATTGGAAATTTATACAGCCAATGAATCCTCCAATGTTTATGAAAACAACTGAAGATATCATTTCCAATGAGGTTACGCCATCAGTTCCTCTACCGAGAGCCGTAACGGTGGAAACAGAAGACGGTTCTGTTCACTATCCATCATTCTCTTGTGCAGCCTATGAGAGTAAAGGAAGTGGTGGAGGATCTGGAGTGTGTGTGATTTGTGAGGATGCGTCATCGGAAGCAGCATGTGTGCCATGCGGACATGTCGCTGGATGCGTTTCTTGCTTGAAAGAgatcaaaaacaagaaatgtCCTATATGTCGTGCCAGCATTGATCAGGTCATTAAGTTATATCATGtttgaacagaaaaaaaaaaggaagacaaAACTAATCATCTTATCTCCTCTATGACTCGAAGATCCTCACCATTCATGTCCGCACTGGCTTCGTTTACGACTCAGTTATCaattttctttgtctttttttttccaactttATGTTTGGTTTTGTTAATCTTGGGCTTTTATTATGTTTGAACGTCTGGGTTTCATTAGatggtttttgttttctatatacTCTCTCCCTTTCAAATTATATAGAAGATAATCATTTTGCTATAATTCAAGT
It encodes:
- the LOC103832881 gene encoding putative E3 ubiquitin-protein ligase XBAT34, with protein sequence MGQQQLKDEMLFQKVNHNDVESIKSHCHEGAGLEWADKDGRTPLILACAEAELCDVAETLKVARAKGYSDTVRAIESRICLFSGWMRELYGPSFLELCSPDQLLSRKVWVVIVPTDSRNPLKLELVVYASLQDAKPMKEIPLWKANLEELGSDQSDASVMIVCNSSRLKKQRKRGYISHARRWAQVDRQMRLKLAAATKGDIKHLNSFCEACKGTPQPMNPPMFMKTTEDIISNEVTPSVPLPRAVTVETEDGSVHYPSFSCAAYESKGSGGGSGVCVICEDASSEAACVPCGHVAGCVSCLKEIKNKKCPICRASIDQVIKLYHV